A genomic window from Candidatus Dormiibacterota bacterium includes:
- a CDS encoding ATP-binding protein produces MTNPLQRLTIGTRLLLIVLVMMLLTLTSSFLLYSHFEVALLDEIQGQTESLSKALQISVQQLTSKGMSDDKLLNDYVQRLSSKGVKEISILSNEKQVVASSNLSKIGKTLGPVRLPRHGDSVIITGTLADDDADFEGKKPYTLDIPIIVDNEKRGYVRLHLLLDDFQQIIHEALSRRLLATALVFLLGLAGVVALSYGVTRSLDQLAKAAGRVAEGDLSGRIQSRRQDEVGRLIATFNTMVEKLGEQRALEARLRRAERASAVAKLAAAVAHEIRNPLNLISLSVDHLGIEFPPPDPGRAEEHARIIASVRDELLRLNHMVGDFLSYGRPPRLALRSCRVDETLDEVLSLVQAKARDQRIEIVRRVPADLPALQADPEGLRTCFLNVVINALQATPPGGCLTTEAKASQNGSGGGIVSIAFSDTGCGITQPDLERIFEPYFSTREAGVGLGLAITQRIVQDHGGEIRVDSAPGRGTTFRIDLPLRGPDEAASWDAA; encoded by the coding sequence ATGACCAACCCCCTGCAGAGACTGACGATCGGAACCAGGCTCCTCCTCATCGTCCTGGTGATGATGCTCCTGACCCTGACCAGCTCGTTCCTTCTCTACTCGCATTTCGAGGTGGCGCTCCTCGACGAGATCCAGGGGCAGACCGAGTCGCTCTCCAAGGCCCTGCAGATCAGCGTCCAGCAGCTCACGTCCAAGGGGATGAGCGACGACAAGCTGCTGAACGACTACGTGCAGCGCCTGTCGAGCAAGGGCGTCAAGGAGATCTCGATCCTGAGCAACGAGAAGCAGGTCGTGGCGTCGTCGAACCTGTCGAAGATCGGCAAGACTCTCGGTCCGGTGCGTCTCCCGCGCCACGGCGACAGCGTGATCATCACCGGCACGCTGGCGGACGACGATGCCGATTTCGAGGGGAAGAAACCGTATACCCTGGACATCCCGATCATCGTGGACAACGAGAAACGGGGGTACGTCCGCCTGCACCTCCTCCTGGACGACTTCCAGCAGATCATCCACGAGGCGCTCAGCCGGAGGCTGCTCGCGACGGCGCTGGTCTTCCTGCTCGGTCTGGCGGGGGTCGTGGCCCTGTCGTACGGCGTGACCCGCTCGCTCGACCAGCTGGCGAAGGCGGCGGGCCGCGTGGCGGAGGGAGACCTCTCGGGCCGCATCCAGTCGCGGCGGCAGGACGAGGTCGGGAGGCTGATCGCGACCTTCAACACGATGGTCGAGAAGCTCGGGGAGCAGCGCGCCCTCGAGGCGCGCCTGCGGCGCGCCGAGCGCGCCTCGGCCGTCGCCAAGCTGGCCGCCGCGGTGGCGCACGAGATCCGAAACCCGCTCAACCTCATCAGCCTGAGCGTCGACCACCTCGGGATCGAGTTCCCGCCGCCCGACCCGGGACGGGCGGAGGAGCACGCGCGGATCATCGCGTCGGTAAGGGACGAGCTCCTGCGCCTCAACCACATGGTCGGCGATTTCCTGAGCTACGGACGGCCGCCGCGGCTGGCGCTGCGCAGCTGCCGCGTCGACGAGACGCTGGACGAGGTGCTGTCGCTGGTGCAGGCGAAGGCGCGCGACCAGAGGATCGAAATCGTCAGGCGCGTCCCGGCCGACCTCCCCGCGCTGCAGGCGGACCCGGAGGGCCTGCGGACCTGCTTTCTCAACGTGGTGATCAACGCCCTGCAGGCGACCCCTCCGGGGGGGTGCCTGACGACCGAGGCGAAGGCCTCGCAGAACGGTTCGGGTGGGGGAATCGTCTCGATCGCGTTCAGCGACACAGGCTGCGGCATCACCCAGCCGGATCTCGAGCGCATCTTCGAGCCGTACTTCTCGACGCGCGAGGCCGGGGTGGGGCTGGGACTCGCGATCACCCAGAGGATCGTCCAGGACCACGGCGGCGAGATCCGGGTGGACAGCGCCCCGGGCAGGGGGACGACCTTCCGGATCGACCTGCCGTTGCGCGGACCCGACGAGGCGGCCTCATGGGATGCCGCCTGA